GATCTTTCAAGGATCCGCCACACACGCTGAAATCATGATTCTCGAAACCTCGTCAACTGCTGAAGCTGAGATCAACGAAGGCCATTTCGAAGCCGAGCTGAAAATTGACGTCGTGACTCTCTGGAATGTAGGCGAGCCGAACCTCGACCGGGCTAGCATTCGCTTGAAGGATGAAAGCAAGCAGATCTACGACGAGTATGACCAACTGTTCGTGTTTCAAACCGTCCAAATTGAAGGCAACCGCATCCTTCTTGATGACAAACCTCTCTATCTGCAGGGATTCGAGCGTCACGATGAATACCGCCACCTCTGAACTCTGGGGGAAATCCGGCGAAAATTGGGATCCGAAGGGACGTTTGCCAGACTTCTCTTTCGCCGGTTACCATTCCGGCGAACAGTCCATCCCCGACCACCCTCGTGGGATCAGTGTAATCGACTTCGGCGCCGTTGGGGATGGTCAAACCGACAATACGAAAGCGTTTCAACAAGCCATTGATGAATGCGAAGGCCGAGTCATAGAGATTCCCGAAGGCCAGTATGTCATCCGCGAAATCCTTTGGATCCAAAAACCCGATATAGTCCTCCGAGGCGAAGGCCCGTCCAAAACGGTAATTTTGCCCACGACCAAACTGGAAGCGGTTCGTCCCAGCATGTCGGAAACCGCCGATGGTCTGAGTACGTCGAATTACTCATGGTCAGGAGGTTTTATTTGGATCAAAGGTGATCTTCAGAACGAGTTAATTACGAAAATCACCACGGACGCGGTTCGCGGCGACCGGACGCTTACCGTGATCAATGCCAGCGGGTTGAGTGTAGGCCAAGTGGTGACGATTCAAATTGAAGACAGCGGCGACGCTTCGATCATCCAACACCTCTATGCCGACGACCCTGGGGAGAACGATGACAACCTCAGCTTTCACAGGCAGACGACCCTCGTTTCGCGCATTCAGTTAATCGACGGCGAGCGCATAACGCTTGAACGCTCCCTCCCCTTTGACATCCGTCCGGAATGGAAAGCCGAGGTCCTGACATTCGCACCGAGCGTGACCGAATGTGGGATCGCAGACCTCAGCATTGAATTTCCAATCGAACCTTATACTGGACACTTCAAGGAATTGGGCATGAACGGCATAGCCATCGAGCAGGCAGCACACTGCTGGGTTCGCAATGTCGAGATTCGCAATGCCGACAGTGGAATTTTTCTGGAAAGTCACTTCTCCACGATCGACCACTTGGTTCTGACTTCCAAACGTCCGAAACTTCAAGGCGACACCGGACATCACGGTGTTTCCTTCAGCAGCTATGCGCAGGACAACTTATTGCAGAACTTCGACTTTGAAACTCGATTCATTCACGACATCACCGTGGAGAATATGGCCTGCGGAAATGTCGCCAAACTCGGAAAAGGCCCGGACCTTTCGCTTGATCATCACCGTTGGTGCCCAAATCGAAATCTCTTTTCTCAAATTGATGTCGGCACCGGAGAATCCGTCTGGCGTTTCGGCGGTGGACCGCAGCGTGGAAAACATACCGGACGAGGCGCCACATTCTGGGGAATATCCAGCAAGCAACCGATTTCCCACCCAGGAGTCCAGTTCGGTCCCGCGGAAGTGAATTTCGTCGGTATAAATAGCCATGTGCCCAGCATCAGGGAAACCGACGGTCTCTGGTGGGAATCCATTCCCCTCGAAGACCTACAACCAACCGATCTCCACGAAGCTCAGTTGAAACGACGTCTCGTGGGATAGCTTCCGGGACCGTTCCATCCAG
The Puniceicoccus vermicola DNA segment above includes these coding regions:
- a CDS encoding glycosyl hydrolase family 28-related protein, whose protein sequence is MTNLSICRDSSVTMNTATSELWGKSGENWDPKGRLPDFSFAGYHSGEQSIPDHPRGISVIDFGAVGDGQTDNTKAFQQAIDECEGRVIEIPEGQYVIREILWIQKPDIVLRGEGPSKTVILPTTKLEAVRPSMSETADGLSTSNYSWSGGFIWIKGDLQNELITKITTDAVRGDRTLTVINASGLSVGQVVTIQIEDSGDASIIQHLYADDPGENDDNLSFHRQTTLVSRIQLIDGERITLERSLPFDIRPEWKAEVLTFAPSVTECGIADLSIEFPIEPYTGHFKELGMNGIAIEQAAHCWVRNVEIRNADSGIFLESHFSTIDHLVLTSKRPKLQGDTGHHGVSFSSYAQDNLLQNFDFETRFIHDITVENMACGNVAKLGKGPDLSLDHHRWCPNRNLFSQIDVGTGESVWRFGGGPQRGKHTGRGATFWGISSKQPISHPGVQFGPAEVNFVGINSHVPSIRETDGLWWESIPLEDLQPTDLHEAQLKRRLVG